A genomic window from Aricia agestis chromosome 8, ilAriAges1.1, whole genome shotgun sequence includes:
- the LOC121729981 gene encoding bystin produces the protein MGKAKKLKPSQIGKNISLADQIESGNSVKSKNRQKEKNRHDDDDEFVNADLSKKILKAARRQQAELNEGLPASSTMEKAMPMALNDTDNEDSDHDDLEPDTYYDNIEINEEDEEALKMFMSAKPEKTRTLADIIRDKITDKHTELQTQFSDVETLKLQNIDPRIKTMYEGVRDVLQKYRSGKLPKAFKMIPHLQNWEHILYLTEPTTWSAAAMYQATRIFASNLKEKMAQRFYNLVLLPRVRDDLAEYKRLNFHLYQALRKALFKPGAFMKGILLPLLEAGDCTLREAIIIGSVLARNSIPVLHSSAALLKIAEMDYTGANSIFLRILFDKKYALPYRVVDSVVFHFLRFQSETRNLPVLWHQALLTFVQRYKADISSEQRDALLELLRKQSHPTITLEIRRELQAAKCRDVEINEDVAHSSMVVE, from the exons atgggtaaagcaaaaaaacttaaaccatCGCAAATTGGAAAGAATATTTCACTGGCCGATCAAATTGAATCTGGAAATTCTGTCAAAAGTAAAAACAGACAGAAAGAGAAAAACAGacacgatgatgatgatgag TTTGTTAATGCAGACCTATCAAAGAAAATCCTTAAAGCTGCTAGACGTCAACAAGCCGAACTAAATGAGGGTCTCCCGGCAAGTTCTACTATGGAGAAAGCTATGCCAATGGCTTTAAATG ACACCGACAATGAAGATTCCGACCATGATGATCTAGAACCGGACACATACtacgataatatagaaataaatgAGGAAGATGAAGAAGCTCTGAAAATGTTTATGTCAGCCAAGCCCGAGAAGACTAGAACACTGGCAGATATAATACGGGACAAaataacagacaaacacacagaGCTCCAAACTCAGTTTTCTGATGTGGAGACATTAAAACTGCAAAACATTGATccaag AATAAAAACAATGTATGAAGGTGTAAGAGATGTACTACAGAAGTACAGGTCAGGAAAATTACCAAAGGCATTCAAAATGATACCACACTTGCAGAACTGGGAACACATACTATACCTCACTGAGCCAACAACTTGGTCTGCGGCAGCTATGTATcaa GCAACAAGAATATTTGCATCCAATTTAAAGGAGAAAATGGCTCAGCGTTTCTATAATCTAGTTTTGCTGCCAAGAGTTAGAGATGACTTAGCCGAATACAAGAGATTGAACTTTCACCTGTACCAAGCTCTAAGAAAAGCTTTGTTTAAACCAGGAGCTTTCATGAAGGGTATTCTGCTTCCACTTCTAGAG GCAGGTGACTGTACCCTGAGAGAAGCAATCATTATTGGTTCAGTTTTGGCTCGGAACTCTATACCAGTGCTCCACTCAAGTGCTGCATTATTGAAAATTGCTGAAATGGATTATACTGGAGCTAATTCAATATTCCTAAGaattttatttgataaaaaatatgccCTTCCCTACAGAGTAGTGGATTCTGTAGTTTTCCATTTTCTAAG GTTCCAAAGTGAAACAAGAAACCTACCAGTGTTATGGCATCAAGCTCTGTTAACATTTGTACAAAGGTATAAGGCGGATATTTCTTCTGAGCAAAGAGATGCTCTTTTAGAATTGTTAAGAAAACAATCACATCCCACAATCACTCTGGAG ATCCGAAGAGAGCTACAAGCTGCAAAATGTCGAGATGTTGAAATTAATGAAGATGTTGCACATAGTAGTATGGTAGTAGAATAG